In Streptomyces sp. NBC_01439, the following are encoded in one genomic region:
- a CDS encoding response regulator transcription factor, translated as MIRVLIADDQPLVRRGLALILGPDPEFEVVGEAEDGARAVALAHEVRPDVVVMDIRMPVMDGVKATEELARTLPETRVLALSTFDMDEYVVAALRAGAYGFLPKDVSPEELIAAVRIVHSGEAAVAPRLLSRLLSAYVRTPARPRSWEAETPLELTPRELEIWRLMATGRGNAEIAAELDISVSTVKNHITGIFGKLGVRDRAQAVIAAYESGLVEAGSGSG; from the coding sequence ATGATCCGTGTGCTCATCGCCGACGACCAGCCACTGGTCCGGCGCGGCCTGGCCCTGATCCTGGGCCCCGACCCGGAGTTCGAGGTCGTCGGCGAGGCCGAGGACGGAGCGCGGGCCGTAGCCCTCGCCCACGAGGTACGGCCCGACGTGGTCGTCATGGACATCCGCATGCCGGTCATGGACGGGGTCAAGGCCACCGAGGAACTCGCGCGCACGCTGCCCGAGACCCGCGTCCTGGCCCTCAGCACCTTCGACATGGACGAGTACGTGGTCGCCGCCCTGCGCGCCGGCGCGTACGGCTTCCTGCCCAAGGACGTCTCCCCGGAGGAGCTGATCGCCGCGGTCCGGATCGTCCACAGCGGCGAGGCGGCCGTCGCGCCGCGGCTGCTCAGCCGACTCCTCTCCGCCTACGTACGGACCCCCGCGCGGCCGCGGTCGTGGGAGGCCGAGACCCCCCTCGAACTCACCCCGCGCGAGCTGGAGATCTGGCGGCTCATGGCCACCGGCCGGGGCAACGCCGAGATAGCCGCGGAACTGGACATCAGCGTCTCCACGGTCAAGAACCACATCACCGGAATCTTCGGCAAGCTGGGCGTCCGCGACCGTGCCCAAGCGGTGATCGCGGCGTACGAATCGGGCCTGGTGGAGGCCGGTAGCGGGAGCGGTTGA
- a CDS encoding sensor histidine kinase, whose translation MGTSTRASTATATDLVTATATATATATDAGADGAGVGDRGPWTRNDALVAVAAGVTDLVGFSLGSLTEGGSLSVTAAALLVVSAMPLLARRVRPLPVLAAVLALGALVNLAAPLSPHFSLTLTIALYSMVRASRPAVVAVTVVGVVPLVSAGQRGWPLPYGWWGLAANAVAALITVTAAVVVNHRQREAEAHRTLLADRAVAEERRRIARELHDIVAHHITTMQLMAGGARANLVHDPEVSREALITLEDSGRMALREMRQLLDVLRAGEEPEQAPPAPQPGADDLGRIITESRLAGTETEFTVDGPVRTLPPTVGLTVFRIVQEALTNTRKHAGRARAHVRLTYRGDEVGVEVRDDGAGAQVPPARLTARSGYGLIGMHERVALQGGTLEAGALAGGGFRVAARIPLPVHDPA comes from the coding sequence ATGGGTACGAGTACGCGGGCGAGCACGGCTACGGCCACGGATCTGGTTACGGCGACTGCGACTGCGACTGCGACTGCGACGGACGCGGGTGCGGACGGGGCCGGGGTCGGCGACCGGGGGCCGTGGACGCGCAACGACGCGCTCGTGGCGGTGGCGGCCGGTGTCACCGACCTCGTGGGTTTCTCCCTGGGATCCTTGACCGAGGGCGGGTCCCTCAGCGTGACCGCGGCCGCCCTGCTGGTCGTCTCCGCGATGCCCCTGCTCGCCCGGCGCGTCCGTCCGTTGCCCGTTCTGGCCGCCGTGCTGGCCCTCGGCGCCCTGGTGAACCTGGCCGCCCCGCTGTCCCCGCACTTCAGCCTCACCCTCACGATCGCCCTCTACTCGATGGTCAGGGCGAGCCGCCCCGCCGTGGTCGCGGTGACCGTGGTCGGGGTGGTACCCCTCGTATCCGCGGGCCAACGCGGCTGGCCGCTGCCCTACGGCTGGTGGGGCCTGGCCGCGAACGCGGTGGCCGCCCTCATCACCGTCACCGCGGCCGTGGTGGTCAACCACCGGCAACGGGAGGCCGAGGCCCACCGGACGCTGCTCGCCGACCGGGCCGTGGCCGAAGAACGCCGCCGGATCGCGCGCGAACTGCACGACATCGTCGCCCACCACATCACCACCATGCAGCTGATGGCCGGCGGGGCGCGGGCCAACCTGGTGCACGACCCCGAGGTGTCCCGTGAGGCGCTGATCACCCTGGAGGACTCCGGCCGGATGGCGCTGCGCGAGATGCGCCAACTCCTCGACGTGCTACGGGCCGGGGAGGAACCGGAACAGGCCCCGCCGGCGCCGCAGCCCGGAGCGGACGACCTCGGCCGGATCATCACCGAGTCCCGGCTGGCCGGAACGGAGACCGAGTTCACCGTGGACGGTCCGGTCCGCACGCTCCCGCCGACCGTGGGCCTCACCGTCTTCCGGATCGTTCAGGAGGCCCTGACCAACACCCGCAAGCACGCGGGCCGGGCGCGGGCCCACGTACGGCTCACGTACCGCGGGGACGAGGTCGGCGTGGAGGTGCGCGACGACGGAGCGGGAGCGCAGGTACCGCCCGCACGTCTCACCGCGCGCTCCGGGTACGGTCTGATCGGCATGCACGAGCGGGTCGCCCTGCAGGGCGGAACCCTGGAGGCCGGGGCCCTCGCGGGCGGCGGATTTCGGGTGGCGGCCCGGATCCCTCTCCCGGTCCACGACCCCGCCTGA
- a CDS encoding hemerythrin domain-containing protein: protein MNTNNPSGTTVHPYTREMAMIHQVFRRESRLLAELVQEVRPADTARSRMLAEHWRLYSVGLHTHHTGEDEMLWPAVLPHLDLDAEQVLAMEAQHHALAEVQQLMDRWEAQARTEDRDELAEVLRTHHRQLCAHLDEEERQVMPLVALHVTEEQWHALGERGLAETPRNRLMIALGAILEDSSPEERQEFLGRLPLPARVLWKLVGRRQYRRETGRIRGRHTTV, encoded by the coding sequence ATGAACACGAACAACCCCTCCGGTACCACCGTCCACCCCTACACCCGCGAAATGGCGATGATCCACCAGGTGTTCCGCCGCGAGTCGCGCCTCCTGGCCGAACTCGTCCAGGAGGTCCGCCCCGCCGACACCGCCCGCTCCCGGATGCTCGCCGAGCACTGGCGGCTGTACTCCGTCGGCCTGCACACCCACCACACCGGCGAGGACGAGATGCTCTGGCCGGCCGTGCTGCCCCACCTGGACCTGGACGCCGAGCAGGTCCTGGCGATGGAGGCGCAGCACCACGCGCTCGCCGAGGTCCAGCAGCTGATGGACCGTTGGGAGGCGCAGGCCCGGACCGAAGACCGCGACGAACTCGCCGAGGTGCTGCGCACGCACCACCGGCAACTGTGCGCCCACCTCGACGAGGAAGAGCGGCAGGTCATGCCGCTGGTCGCGCTCCACGTCACCGAGGAACAGTGGCACGCGCTGGGGGAGCGGGGCCTCGCCGAGACGCCGCGCAACCGGCTGATGATCGCCCTGGGCGCCATCCTGGAGGACAGCTCGCCCGAGGAGCGGCAGGAGTTCCTCGGTCGGCTTCCCCTCCCGGCCCGGGTGCTGTGGAAGCTCGTCGGCCGGCGCCAGTACCGCCGCGAGACCGGCCGGATTCGCGGCCGGCACACGACCGTCTGA
- a CDS encoding TIGR03619 family F420-dependent LLM class oxidoreductase yields the protein MRIGFSVPQFGPFADPDRTAAMCAALEALGCHSLWVADRLLAPIDPPDGYLGGQQMPARYGTHLDPLLALGLAAAVTERVRLGSSTLNALWQPPLVLARALTTLDLISHGRLDVGIGLGWMREEYEAAGVPWKGRGARLEETLDVLEVVWCGDPVAHTGPLWTIPESTVLPKPLQGPRPPILLGGFTPYALERVGRRADGWLAASMPLPFFHALWAVAVDAAERAGRDPAGLRRVFRVNPEVTTAEVDPAQTHHRGTVRQICDHLKQMCTARTDEVLVDLQLTTDSPEEFLDLAAAFTAELA from the coding sequence ATGCGCATCGGATTCTCCGTACCCCAGTTCGGCCCGTTCGCCGACCCCGACCGCACCGCCGCGATGTGCGCGGCGCTGGAAGCCCTCGGCTGTCACAGCCTCTGGGTGGCCGACCGGCTCCTGGCCCCGATCGACCCGCCCGACGGCTACCTCGGCGGGCAGCAGATGCCCGCCCGGTACGGCACCCACCTCGACCCGCTCCTCGCCCTGGGCCTGGCGGCCGCCGTCACCGAACGCGTGCGCCTGGGCAGCAGCACCCTCAACGCCCTGTGGCAGCCGCCCCTCGTGCTCGCCCGAGCGCTCACGACCCTCGACCTGATCAGCCACGGGCGCCTGGACGTGGGCATCGGGCTGGGCTGGATGCGCGAGGAGTACGAGGCTGCCGGGGTGCCCTGGAAGGGCCGCGGCGCCCGGTTGGAGGAGACCCTCGACGTCCTCGAAGTCGTGTGGTGCGGCGATCCGGTCGCCCACACCGGCCCCTTGTGGACCATTCCAGAGTCGACCGTCCTCCCCAAACCCCTCCAGGGCCCGAGGCCGCCGATCCTGCTGGGTGGCTTCACCCCGTACGCCCTGGAGCGGGTCGGCAGGCGCGCCGACGGCTGGCTCGCGGCCTCGATGCCCCTGCCCTTCTTCCACGCGCTCTGGGCGGTGGCCGTCGATGCCGCCGAACGGGCCGGCCGGGACCCGGCGGGGCTGCGCCGGGTGTTCCGCGTCAACCCCGAGGTCACCACGGCCGAGGTCGACCCCGCGCAGACCCACCACCGCGGGACCGTGCGCCAGATCTGCGACCACCTCAAGCAGATGTGCACGGCCCGGACCGACGAGGTGCTCGTGGACCTCCAACTGACGACGGACTCGCCCGAAGAGTTCCTCGACCTCGCGGCGGCGTTCACGGCCGAGCTGGCCTGA